In the genome of Carya illinoinensis cultivar Pawnee chromosome 13, C.illinoinensisPawnee_v1, whole genome shotgun sequence, the window GCTTGGATGGATCAAATGATGCAAATGAAGAATCAAcaccaaaaacaaaatgatgaacactcaagaagaaaaaagaacactcaagaacaaatgatgaacactcaagAGCAAAGAAGAACTCTCAAGAACAacgaagaacactcaagaacaatatGAAGAACTCTCAAGAACAacgaagaacactcaagaacaatgaagaacaatgcacacaaaataacaatatcaatagAAAGTAAATGGAAGACAAGAGATTGAATGACAAGAATAATATGATTGATAGATTGAACCACActtattcatgaattgcaaagtgtgattctctccttagggattcacgaattgcaccccaaaGAGCCTAAGTGCTAAGCACCGAAATGGATGATCTCCAAAACAAAGCCTTCCTAAGCCAATTGTCCAAAGATATGAAAGAAATGAACTAAGGGTCCTATATATAGGAGTTACAACTTGGAAACCCCCAAAAGGCCcattggaaataaataaataaaaataacataaataaaaagaaataacatagtGGCGGGCCAAGTTGATCCAGGCATGCATGAGCCCATGGTGGCTAGGATGGTGCATGATGGTCTTCGGTCTGGTCCATGGCTAGGTGGCACAACATGGCTTGCGGATgcgcatggcatggtgccatgcaaGGGCCTGctggtgggcatggcatggtgccatgcaaGGCCTGCTGGTGGTGAGCCATGTGTGCGTGCGGCATGGCCTAGGCTAGTGGCCTAGGCGCTAAGTCTGCAAGGTATggctggagccatgcgctggatggcatgtcACTGACCTGctctgcaaggcacgggctggagtcgtgcgctggatggcatgcctggtgggTATGCCACTAGCCTTGCTGAAGTGTGGCTGGGTGGGTTGGAAGTGCCGCGCAAGGCCTTGCGGTGCACGGGTGCGTGCAAGGGCCACGCAGCCCACCATGGTGCGCACGGGCCTACACACTGAGACTCGCATGGGCGTGCGACGCCAGGCTGTGCGTGCAAGCAAACTATCACTAGCCACACTAGCCCACATGCTAGACGCTCCGTATATGCCACCGCGCAGgccaaggcatgcatgcatgctgggtGCCTCATGCGTGTCACCCCATGAGCCAAGGCATGCTTGTGGGCTAGCCAAGGTGTTGTTCTTGCCTCCCAAGTATAGTGTCAAGGCTTGTCCTAAGATGACTTTTCTAGGGATTGTAACAAGATCATCCCTGGTGAAGGCACGTGGATCTCATGCACCAACTTTAGATCGCACGCACACGTCGATCCTTTCAGCAAAATTCTTCGCCCGCCTGAAAGATCAGTGCCTTAGAATTCCTACAGTGGGGCACATGGTAGTCACTAGACGTCGGAGAGATATAGATTGGCCTTTTGTCATACGTTGAcctgaaaaataaaacttgaaaaaaagaaagaaaacaagagaGAAAAGGGAGGAGAGATGAGGAAGGGAAGAGGGAGGGGGTTGGTTCGTGTTTTGGGAAGTTTTAGAGAGAAGGTAGACTCTTTCTCTCTAAAGTCAAAGGTTTTAGTCCCAAAAAACTACAGTTACTAATATGCTTCCCTCTTGACTTTACATCTAAGCTGTTTATATTATTCAATTAACATTCTTGGTTAAAATTTGAGTATTTAGATTATTAAGCTATGTTTGGAATACAAACTCGCAtaaactcatctcaaactaattattgatgggactcactactttttcaacttttcataaaaagttaaatttatctcaacctatttcatatatttaacaCATATCTCGAcataattacatttaaatatatctgAATGGGACCAACAAAATATTACttactatttacatatcaatTCAGATCATCTCAGCATTCAAATGCAGTATTAGATTGGGCTAGTGGcacaatattaatattcatatatGAGTAAATGGTGTAAAGGGAAACTTAATAGTGATTTAGGATATTGTAGATTgagattttttgtaatttagaGAAGAGAAATGCTACTTGGGTCGTATCTAGGGAAAGGGCACACATTGTAACAAATCGTTGGAGTTTTGATGGAAATCTACACATCCTTTTCTACAAAGTCCACTATTAAAGAAACCTGAAATATGGCTGGATAACCAGAATTAGACAACCATGATAGCAGCAACTCATCAAGGATACTCGTGAGTTGTGATGGTGATGACACATAGGACAAATGAATTTGAGTGTGTTTAGGTGAAGATGTAGGATTTGGAGACGAAAGCTGTGTTTGGTAAGGGAATTAGTCTCATTCATTATTGAATACAAACGATCACTACTATTCACtattttttcactattatttactactatttataaatcatctACAATTACTTCAGCATCACTactattcactatttttttactattatttactactattcatagatcatctaaaattatctaGCACCCCAACGTAACCTTTGCTGTCCATTCATTTGGCATTTGAAGGCCAAGAAACCTAGTGACACTTGAAAATCAAGTATGATATGAGAGCGTGAGAGCCTCGTGTTAGTTTTTTTGCAGCACTTGCAAATGGGTTTTGATCTTATGGAAAATAGAGAGAAGTAAAAAAAAGGGGAATAGATGAAGGTTTATTGGAGGAAGGAAAGACGGAGAGGAGATACAAGTCGAAAGCCCCTTCCCCACTCCCAGTGGAGCAAGAAATTATAAAGAAGAAACGGTATGAGTTTGAGGAAAGGGGGGAGTAGGGGGGGCGTATCTGAAGAGGGGAAAGGAATATATCATGAAATGACTCCCTCAGCCTATGATCTTTCAACTCTTGATTTTACTTCTATAACTAATAATTGTGAAAAGAGGAAACTGTGAACAAGGGGCTGCGAAATGTGACGAATGAAATTGTAGCTTAAACACCCAAATTGAGGAAAAGTATGGTACTCCCATAATCTATTTTACAGACAATTGTAACATAAAACATGGCGAGTGTGTAATTGGTTTTCTTATCTGTCTTCTTTCGTGGCAGGCCTCCATCATGAATGCTTAGTTCTCGAGTCTAAAGCCACATACTTCTTAACCTCACACATGCCATCGTCTTTAATACCATTACAAGAGAAACGGAAAGAGCTTAGAGTGGATAAAGCTCAGGTCCTTAGTGATTGCTTTTTGTTTTGGATGCTTATCTGAACTGCAAATCAAAATTTTGTACATAAGATAAACTGAAAAGAGCAATTATATGGCGAGAAGGAACAGCCTTTCTCCAAAAGGAgagactttgtcgttggaatagataatattcttttaattacTCGAATATGCAAACTTACATTGGTATGTACATGCTGGAACTTCAATCCCATGAAAATAGTGCAAAGTgagtgaaaaaaatggttaatatgTCCTCTACCAGGTATCATGAATGTGTGAGAAACACCAAAGCTCTAACAGAAGAGTCTTTTGTGCTGCTCTGTTAGTCAGTCCACTTCTCATTCAATAAGCAGTCACAACACATCTGGCACATCAACATCTAGATGTAGTTATCGAGAGATGCTAGGGCAACTTGCCATTGTTAGGCTCCAATTCTTCTGACATGCATGACGAGTTTAGCTTCTTCAGGCCCTGGCCATAGGCAGCAATGAGTAGAGACTCAGCCCTTCCTGCAAATTTTGGGAAATCAGTTGAAAACAGAAGTGTGGAAATAATCCAAGATGAGTTAGCACAAGAACAATTTTCATTAGCTCATTTGATAGAAATAATCTTCTAAGAACAATGGGCATTTACTTATGAAGTAATTTGGTGCTACAGTACAATATAGGGCAAAATGTATTCTCTCTACTGTAGGCTAATGTCCGAACCATTTAGCATAGACCATGAACAAAACAATGGATATGCATGCAAACTGCCGAACGAGTGTATTAGGTTCTTCAACATGCTGTCACTGAGGACTCACAAATGATCTCTCTTGCCATCATGGACAAGATGGTTACCGTTGGCTACGCTAAATACACAAGGGAGTTGTAGCTTGGTAGTTTTGATTGACATCCAAAGACAAAAGGTTTTCAACTTGGACTCTCCAAAAGGCTTGGGCAGTTCTGCTTGGCTAGACACAAACACAAGTTAAGCAAGCACAAAAGCTATTTACATAAGTCTCTGCAACTAACTCCATGATACAAAGGATTCCAGTACCTTTCTCTATGATTATGAAAGGAAAAGTGAATTAAACAGGTCAAAAACATGATTTCGATAGTGAACCTCTTTTTTCTCTAAAAGCAGTAGACCATTGTGCAGATGAATGAATATAAGGCTTTCCTAAGAGCCCCAAAATACTAATTCCAAGGCAACACACAGGTATGGCCAGAGTTCCATTCATTAAGCAATAGTATGACAGAGAAAAGCTTTTATTCAGTAACGGAGACAATATGACTACCAtgatccttttttcttttcagtagGGGACTCAATGATGGAAATAATGTGGATGCAAGTCTCCGGCTATCATCCTGTTGAGTCAAAATCCACCATCTATATTGAGTGAAAGGAAGCTGATAATGTTATACTTAATACACAAATAAATATCACtgaataatttaaaacaagtgATTGAAAGTAATATCTAATGCAAGAAGAAGCCCTCAATTTTACATATCCAGAGCACTAGCCTAGGCTACTAACTGAAAAAACTGAAGTAAGCAGCAGGTAGTTGGTACAGTCTTCTTTTAGTGGTTAACAGTCTGCTCTAATCTGTTAGCAGTACGCTATGAGTTCATTGCAAGCCTGTAACTCAATCAATCTATGTTGGAAGAGGTGTAATTGCCATCTTTAATCAGTAAAGAAATAGTGAACCACACCTATCTTGAGTTCTCGATTGTGGTATAGACAGCCTAGGTGCGGGAGCAAAAGTCAGTGTATGATGAAATACAACAATTCATACACAAATACACATGTACACTGGGAACGCTCGAGGCTTCAACTTCACTTGGAGTTCAGTTTTGTTCCACTTTTAATTGCaagaataggaaaaaaaaactcaggtcaatgtttttcttttagtttcaatCGTAACATGGTCTTTGATGGAAGTGCAAAAGCAGTGGTTCAAATGGCTGTATCCTCTCTGGTTTCTTGGCCAATTTGGTTTGCTTCATTCTAAACTGGAGAGACTATAACATCCTACTGTTCTCTTGAGTGTAAAGCAAATACACAATTTCAGAGAAAAACTGAAGGCATAAcagaaaagtaaataaaaataaagattcaGGCGGACTATAATGATTACCACAATGATGAATGAGCCAACTTTTCAAAGAGAGGCGTACTTGCATTAGATAAGGATGAAAAAGGCACGAGCTAGTGTGTAAAGCTAGGATCAAACCTTTGTAGACCTCCCTCCAGACAGTGTAAATTGTTTTTTCCATAGCATAGAAGGCACTGGCACAACAGAAAATCCCGAGGCAACTAAGATCCCAATCCATAGCCCATACCCAAATCCTCCACTCCACCACCCCTTagctcagaaaagaaaaaattataagcataaaGCATGAGAATTTAGTACAGATTGCTAAAATTAAATggggcttgtttggaaataatCTCATCCCAAAATTCTCAATGGAAGTGGCAGTGGCGACTAAAAAATTACAAGTGATTAAAGGTATAAGACAGCACCGGGAAAGGCGAAAAGATATCTTATATTGATAAGGACAAGGAAAACCTGTTTTCCATCCTGTGGAAAAGGGATTGATTGTTCTATATATGCCGTAGTTCCTGAAAATGAACCGGGCAGTTTATCAGACAGATACTTGAGCTTTCAAAGAAATACAGCACCCATAAAAGTATGATTTCAAGAAGATTGCTCCAATAACAAATAAATGATAACATCTGCCAGCCATATGTTTGCACCTCACAGAAAGATCCTAAATGAAACAACAGGATAgagaaaagcataaatgcatgtTGTGTATTTTCTATGAGTTGTAGTTTATCTTTTCTTTATGatttcccaaaagaattttttttttataagtaaaaaatttcCCAAAAGAACTGAAAAGCGACTAACTGCCAAGAGTTAAAAGTGTCCAAATGAGCCCTTAAAGCTAAAAATATAGAGAGATCAAGTTCGTGTTTCATGCATTCCTATAGATATCATGCATATAAAATAGTAACAATTTATCAGATATGACAAAAGTGAGGTTTTAGAAAGTGTAAAAACTATGGAGTAAAAAGTAGCAAATAGAATAGAAATTCGGGATACAAAAATGATCACTCTTGCCCCTGTTTTTACAAAATCTTACCAAGTGTCACATCTAAGTTTTTCCAAAATAACTCATTTACCTCAATAAAGCATCAATATTTCCCCAAAAAGGAAGAATTAACACCTTTCCTATCGGCTAAGCCAGATTACCAAGAGTTTGTTAACCCAGAAAACCAAAAAAGGAAGGCTTGAGAAGTAATGTAAACTAGTCGCAGTCTTGCAGACTCAGGTGATGCGCAGGAATAGTTtaagttatttaatggagaagCATACCTCAGATCTCACAAACCAAAAGCTTCTTTTGATTGTTAAAAATGGTGATAGTAGGCTGTCCAAAATTTGTCAGTCGAGGCTCTTCGTGTggtcaaaatataaatataattttttttttataatctccTATATATCTTCAGTTATTATTTTTGACTGGGCATTGTTCgataattaaaaacaaagaaagttgTGGGATGCAAAGAACAAAACCAAGAAAGCTATAATTAGGAAGAACGGACAAGAAAGCTATAATTAGGAAGAACGGTTGGTGTTTAAATGAAAAAGATAACCAGCCAGGTCATGGTTCTCACAATCTGCACACACATTTAAGACAATTACTTAAAACAAATAAGTACTTAGGCTTCCAAAATTTGTGAGTTGAAAGAAGATGAAGTGGCTTTACAGGAGCAAAGCTCCATGCTtccaaattatttattgtaataGGTTTATTGGCAAGTTAATGCTAACTTGTAGTACCATATTTCAAGAATAGAAGAAAGCAACCAGATGTTCCAGTGTTTAAGGCTATATTAATCCACCATGAATAGAGGATAAAGCATTTAGATAATAGAGCAGTTTCAAAATGTTTTCACAACGCACACAAATGCACAGGTGCATGTGCGCACACGCTCACACagagtaaagaaaaaaatgatgataCCACTAGGAGCATCAAGACTGCGAAGCAACTGAACAATAGACTTGGCATCTAAACGTCGTCGAACTCTTTTCCCGACCAGTACTTGCAAGTGCGGAGAATCAAATACCTGTAGCATGGGACCaatcatgatgatgatgatataatAATAACGATAATAATAATCAGAGaagtatatttttaaagtttgagaagcTTCTTGTCCATTAGGCCCCTAGAACTTGTTAGGATGAGTAGACTTATGGAAACAGATAAAGCAACAAGTAATAAAACCCTAAGATTAAATGCAATCATCTAATGAGTGTAAAGGATTCCAAAGGCTTTTAACCAATCATCGAATGATTTTAGGAATAAAGACTAAGCACAATATGGctaatctaaatataatcaaAATCACATTATTGCAGTTTTGCCACAAGTCTCCATGATGCTAGGTTGCATTTTGCACCAAATGCTAGGTTGATTTCTTCTTAAAAACTTAAAAGGTTGGCCCtaagattatttatttttagaaataatgTAATCTCCTTAAACAAAGAACGAAATTTtactaaaagaataaaagagagtGTGCAACTGTAGCACACTACAtaacgtacatatatatatatatatatatattatatgtgtgtgttgtgcatatatatacatacatatataatcgtAACATGTATTGTATCTCGAATCTCCTTCAAGCTTTTTCTAATTCTctgttattttcctttttctacaCATGACTTCTCTATTTTCCCTTGAATTCctttaaacaacttttttaAACGCCGAAcatattatgtttttaattgttttgataCTGGTTATGACTTTTCAGTTCCGCAACAGCACCATAACAACAGTCGTCTACCTAATGCCCTTTTAAAACTTAAGCAtacattttcaaaaaagaacTCCATTGAGGATCAAGCTGCCATATTAAACATTATGCGTAATACACCATATCTACCTCGTAATGTTAAAAGATATTAACTTACTAAAAATATCACAAGTAAATGGAAGAAACATATTCTTCAAGAAAAAGTGCAAATTGAAGCGAACCCATTTACTTGCCTGAGCAGAAGAACCAGACTCAACACTTTTCAAGAGCGCCAATGCACCATGAAT includes:
- the LOC122292997 gene encoding uncharacterized protein LOC122292997 isoform X2 — its product is MEALQMSQWKQLNQHYYMNSPSSKLKQSFFPFKLRAFFCTSSLSPLNLDQAQNVLTQPPILTPGKPKNTLSSNGVAGRAVKFSDAQLKENWLDSLTCPVPDISDPFNGSWTHAVSDWVLGIDPDIHGALALLKSVESGSSAQVFDSPHLQVLVGKRVRRRLDAKSIVQLLRSLDAPSGVVEWRIWVWAMDWDLSCLGIFCCASAFYAMEKTIYTVWREVYKGLILALHTSSCLFHPYLMQVRLSLKSWLIHHCGNHYSPPESLFLFTFLLCLQFFSEIVYLLYTQENSRML
- the LOC122292997 gene encoding Holliday junction resolvase MOC1, chloroplastic-like isoform X1, which translates into the protein MEALQMSQWKQLNQHYYMNSPSSKLKQSFFPFKLRAFFCTSSLSPLNLDQAQNVLTQPPILTPGKPKNTLSSNGVAGRAVKFSDAQLKENWLDSLTCPVPDISDPFNGSWTHAVSDWVLGIDPDIHGALALLKSVESGSSAQVFDSPHLQVLVGKRVRRRLDAKSIVQLLRSLDAPSGTTAYIEQSIPFPQDGKQGWWSGGFGYGLWIGILVASGFSVVPVPSMLWKKQFTLSGGRSTKDDSRRLASTLFPSLSPLLKRKKDHGRAESLLIAAYGQGLKKLNSSCMSEELEPNNGKLP